The Comamonas sp. GB3 AK4-5 genome includes a region encoding these proteins:
- the lpxA gene encoding acyl-ACP--UDP-N-acetylglucosamine O-acyltransferase, which yields MTAIIEDGAVIGTDCVVGPYCHIGKDVQLGDGNLLHSHVSLMGSTVAGSGNEFFPYACIGGRTEDMKFKPGATAYVEIGDGNVFREYCTVNAATDDGATTRIADHNMFLSDSHVGHDCQIGSHIVLGCGSKLAGHVHIDDCATVNGMTGVIQFVRLGKYAFIGATNKVTKDILPFMIAEGNPSVIRIVNTIGLERKGFDAPRIRRIQSAMRQLSKSPESLQAAAQALHATHADDVDLREIAEFIAGSRTGIAKMGH from the coding sequence GTGACTGCCATCATTGAAGACGGTGCCGTGATCGGTACAGATTGCGTCGTTGGGCCCTACTGCCATATCGGCAAGGATGTGCAACTGGGCGATGGCAACCTGCTTCACTCTCATGTATCGCTGATGGGGTCTACGGTCGCCGGCTCAGGCAACGAATTTTTTCCCTACGCATGCATCGGCGGGCGCACGGAAGACATGAAGTTCAAGCCAGGCGCCACGGCGTATGTCGAGATCGGCGATGGCAATGTCTTTCGTGAATATTGCACGGTCAATGCAGCCACCGATGATGGCGCGACAACGCGAATTGCCGACCACAACATGTTTCTATCAGACAGCCATGTGGGCCACGACTGCCAGATCGGCAGCCACATCGTACTGGGCTGCGGCTCCAAGCTGGCTGGGCATGTACACATCGATGACTGCGCCACTGTCAACGGCATGACCGGCGTCATACAGTTTGTGCGCCTGGGCAAATATGCGTTCATAGGCGCCACCAACAAAGTCACCAAAGACATCCTGCCCTTCATGATTGCGGAGGGTAATCCGTCAGTGATCCGCATCGTCAACACCATAGGACTCGAGCGCAAAGGTTTTGATGCCCCACGCATACGCCGAATCCAAAGTGCAATGCGCCAGCTGTCCAAATCGCCAGAGTCGCTGCAAGCGGCCGCGCAAGCCCTGCACGCAACGCACGCTGACGATGTGGACCTGCGCGAGATTGCCGAATTCATCGCTGGCTCACGCACAGGCATTGCCAAGATGGGTCATTGA